In a genomic window of Acidobacteriota bacterium:
- a CDS encoding alpha/beta hydrolase-fold protein, producing MRMTPVFAFALLAGTMVPLLAQVPAPAVDFLENPPSIDGALEPAAAELPARPLAYAVRDDGEALSQPYVTCRLAYGAEFLYVALQAPAVSLVSRDRAYQNGDGFHMALCAPLPDGGPSREFYVLGFSPGADAAHSRQRAFVWYRNVDLAFTPLEGTLLAARVAEGTATIELLLPWRQVYPFHPWLSPGIGFNLCYVQGTGETGRIYHFALPDDRLQSEQSPRRYVPLTFSPPRLASGARAFAVLDRNHCFTGEKIALRFAVLTASDQVLPARTALLSGEGETLSAWRSEIAAPRGLTVGSSEVACDDLPPGGYTVRWTWSEEVPAAEMGLSVLSGGGSRDLSRRLERARGQISPGSAVTLAHRIQEAEAALAALKPTDTAAPIRIALARIEEILQAASRGEDRIASQSGVVRRAYRSKVDGTLQPYSVWVPPSLPPGRKVPVMVFLHGSGEDDRSVFRGGSGRVPPDFLGLAPNGRGTSNCYSADNAQEDIREALADLLANYPGDPDRVVLAGFSMGGYGVYRTFLEAPGAYRALAVFSGSPDLAVRFLGPGHPDFLAPGALAPFRGARLFIFHGGRDRNCPVEQTRRLVEGLRAAGAEVEYHEEADKGHDAPGSATLAAFDAWLRRVLS from the coding sequence ATGCGGATGACCCCGGTGTTCGCCTTCGCGCTCTTGGCCGGGACGATGGTCCCGCTCCTCGCCCAGGTCCCTGCGCCCGCCGTGGACTTTCTGGAGAACCCGCCCTCCATAGACGGCGCGCTCGAGCCCGCCGCCGCCGAACTTCCGGCCCGACCGTTGGCGTACGCGGTGCGGGACGACGGCGAGGCGTTGTCCCAGCCGTACGTGACGTGCCGCCTGGCCTACGGGGCGGAGTTCCTCTACGTGGCGCTCCAGGCGCCCGCTGTGTCTCTCGTCTCGCGGGACCGCGCCTACCAGAACGGGGACGGCTTCCACATGGCCCTCTGCGCGCCCCTCCCCGACGGCGGTCCTTCGCGTGAGTTCTACGTCCTGGGATTCTCCCCCGGGGCCGACGCGGCCCACTCCCGCCAGAGAGCCTTCGTCTGGTACCGGAACGTGGACCTGGCCTTCACCCCTCTCGAAGGCACGCTCCTGGCCGCCCGGGTCGCGGAGGGCACGGCCACCATCGAGCTTCTTCTGCCCTGGCGGCAGGTCTACCCTTTCCATCCCTGGCTTTCCCCGGGAATCGGCTTCAACCTGTGCTACGTGCAGGGCACCGGGGAAACAGGCAGAATCTACCATTTCGCCCTTCCCGACGACCGCCTGCAGTCCGAACAGAGCCCGCGGCGCTACGTGCCCCTCACGTTCTCGCCGCCGCGCCTCGCCTCGGGCGCTCGGGCCTTCGCGGTCCTCGACCGAAACCACTGCTTCACCGGGGAAAAGATCGCCCTTCGCTTCGCGGTCCTCACCGCGTCGGACCAGGTCCTTCCCGCGCGCACGGCGCTCCTGAGCGGCGAGGGCGAAACCCTCTCGGCATGGCGTTCCGAAATCGCTGCCCCCCGGGGGCTCACGGTCGGGTCCTCCGAGGTGGCCTGCGACGATCTCCCGCCCGGAGGCTACACCGTGCGCTGGACCTGGAGCGAGGAAGTCCCGGCCGCCGAAATGGGCCTCTCCGTTCTTTCCGGCGGGGGTTCGAGGGACCTCTCCCGTCGCCTGGAAAGGGCGCGGGGCCAAATCTCACCGGGAAGCGCCGTCACCCTGGCCCACCGCATCCAGGAAGCGGAAGCGGCCCTCGCGGCCTTGAAGCCCACCGACACGGCCGCTCCGATTCGGATTGCCCTGGCCCGGATCGAAGAGATCCTTCAGGCGGCTTCTCGCGGGGAGGACCGGATCGCATCGCAGTCGGGAGTCGTGCGGAGGGCCTACCGTTCGAAGGTGGATGGAACCCTTCAACCGTACAGCGTCTGGGTCCCTCCGAGCCTCCCGCCGGGCCGGAAGGTTCCGGTGATGGTCTTTCTGCACGGCAGCGGCGAGGACGACCGGAGCGTCTTCCGCGGAGGAAGCGGGAGGGTGCCTCCGGACTTCCTTGGTCTGGCCCCCAACGGCCGGGGAACCTCCAATTGCTACAGCGCAGACAACGCCCAGGAGGACATCCGCGAAGCCCTGGCGGATCTCCTGGCGAATTATCCCGGTGACCCGGACCGGGTTGTCCTCGCGGGATTCTCCATGGGGGGCTATGGAGTGTACCGGACCTTCCTCGAAGCCCCGGGGGCCTACCGGGCGCTGGCCGTCTTTTCGGGCTCCCCGGACCTCGCGGTACGCTTTCTCGGGCCGGGTCATCCCGACTTCCTTGCCCCGGGCGCTTTGGCTCCCTTCCGGGGCGCCCGCCTGTTCATCTTCCACGGAGGCCGCGACCGCAACTGTCCCGTGGAGCAGACACGTCGGCTCGTGGAGGGCTTGAGGGCGGCGGGAGCCGAGGTGGAGTACCACGAGGAGGCCGACAAGGGCCACGACGCGCCGGGATCCGCCACCCTGGCCGCCTTCGACGCCTGGCTCCGCCGGGTCCTCTCGTAG